The following is a genomic window from Pseudomonas lurida.
TGGAACTGCGCCTGCCTTCGGGCAAACCCGGCGACAAAGGTGCAGCCGCCCTCATGGAATACTGCTCGCGACCGGCCGAAGACACGGTGCTGTTGATCAGCCTGCCCAAGCTCGACGGCAGCGCGCAGAAGACCAAATGGGGCAAGGCCCTGGTGGAAGGGGCGCACACCCAGTTCATCCAGATCTGGCCGGTGGACAGCAACCAGTTGCCGCAATGGATTCGCCAACGCCTGTCCCAATCAGGGTTGTCGGCGACCCAGGACGCGGTGGAGTTGATCGCGGCCCGGGTCGAAGGCAACTTGCTGGCCGCCGCTCAGGAGATCGAAAAGCTCAAGCTGATGGCCGAAGACGGGCAGATTACCGTCGAAACCGTGCAGGGGGCCGTGGCGGATAGCGCGCGCTTTGACGTGTTCGGGCTAGTCGACGCGATTCTCAATGGCGAACCTGCCCATGCCCTGCGCATGCTTGAAGGCCTGCGCGGTGAAGGCGTGGAACCACCGGTGATTCTCTGGGCCCTGGCCCGGGAACTGCGGGTACTGGCCAATATTGCCCTGCAATACAGCCAGGGCACGCCATTGGACAAGGCCTTCAGCCAAGCCCGGCCGCCGGTATGGGACAAGCGCAAGCCGCTGATGAGCAAAGCGCTGCAACGGCACTCGGCGCAACGCTGGGCGCAATTGCTGCTGGAAGCGCAACGAATCGACGCGCAGATCAAGGGCCAGGCGGCCGGTTCGCCATGGATGAGCCTGAGCCGTTTGTCGCTGTTGATGGCCGGCCAGCGCCTGACCTTGCCCGCCGAATAACCTTCTCTCAAAAACACCACAGCTCCCATGTAGGAGCGGGCTTGCCCGCGAATGCGGTGGTTCAGCTGACACTTGCAGTGACTGGCACGCCGCCTTAAGCGGGCAGGCCCGCTCACACATTTTGACCGTGTACACCTTCAAATTTTCTATATGTCCTACACATCGACGGGCTTTACAGCGGCTGGACTTCGGCAGATGATTTGCGCCGCTTCCTCCCACTCCACGAGAGCACCAGCCATGAGCAAAAAGCCATCCAAGCATGGCCCCAACAAGGCCAAGTCCATCATCGCCCAGCCACTGTTCCGCAGCCGTCAGGAACGCGCCGGCAAGGGCAAAGGCAGCTACCGCCGCGAAGCCTTCCAGTCTAATAGCTGGGAGGCTTCTTACTTTCTGGCTGCCTGAAGGCAAGCGCCCCTCTGGCATGATAAGGTCTGTACCTGATTTGTAATCCCTGGACCTGTGCATGCCCTCTAGTCTTTCCCGTCGTTGGCACCTTCGCCAACTGATCGCTGCCTCCAGCCTCATTCTGCTTGTCGCCTGTGCGGAGAAACCCACCGCCGCCGACGCTCAACCGCTGCCCAAGCTCCAGACCGCCCCCGTGGTAGCGCCCGCTGTCGTGGCACCGCTGGCCGTGGACAACCTCGATATCCAGCCGACCCAGA
Proteins encoded in this region:
- the arfA gene encoding alternative ribosome rescue factor ArfA, producing MSKKPSKHGPNKAKSIIAQPLFRSRQERAGKGKGSYRREAFQSNSWEASYFLAA
- the holA gene encoding DNA polymerase III subunit delta yields the protein MKLAPAQLAKHLQGGLAPVYIVSGDDPLLCQEAADAIRTAVRQQGFDERQVFSADASFDWGTLLQAGASMSLFAEKRLLELRLPSGKPGDKGAAALMEYCSRPAEDTVLLISLPKLDGSAQKTKWGKALVEGAHTQFIQIWPVDSNQLPQWIRQRLSQSGLSATQDAVELIAARVEGNLLAAAQEIEKLKLMAEDGQITVETVQGAVADSARFDVFGLVDAILNGEPAHALRMLEGLRGEGVEPPVILWALARELRVLANIALQYSQGTPLDKAFSQARPPVWDKRKPLMSKALQRHSAQRWAQLLLEAQRIDAQIKGQAAGSPWMSLSRLSLLMAGQRLTLPAE